TCTCCGCTCGTCTGTTCTCGCGAGAGAGCGGAAGGTCGACTGTCCCTAGGAAGTCCGCACCAATGGTTTCCTGTGCCTCCACGATCTCGACTGCCGACACGTCCGGGTCCGACTCCTCGAAATCGAAGCCACCGCTGTCGGCGAAGACCACCGTCTCTGCCGTCGCGTCCATCTCCGAACGGAGTTCGTGGTCACCAGTGAGGCGCTCCCACTGTGGCCGGTTGTTCTTGATCGCCCGTGTGTTGACGAGTGCGGTCTGGAGGTCCGGAATTCGGTCGGTGTACCCCGGTGTGTTGTCCGAGGACCGTTTCCCGACGTTCCGAACCGGAAACAGTGTCGGTGTGTCGACGGGCCCGTGCGGGGTGTCGACCGTCCGTTCGCGGTACAACATGACGAGCTCACCATCGTGCAGGCGATCAATAAACTTTGCTGTAGCAAAGTAACTCGTGCACCGTCAGTTCTAACGACGGTCGGGGAGTCCACCCCACATGGTGTTCGAGTCCGTCCGCGAGCTCGTCGCGCCGAAACGGACACTCGAAGTTCTCCAGCTACTGGCAGAGGACGGGCCGCTCAGGTTCGGCGAACTCGAAGACTCCGTCGACACGTCCTCGGACACGCTCACACAGAGTCTGACGACACTCGTCGAGTACGATCTGATCGACCGCGAAGAGAGGAACCGACGGAACGTCTCGTACCGCGTGACCGAGTTCGGCGGTGACGTCTTGTCACAGGTCCGGAGCTTGGAGACCGATCTCGAACCGGACGAGACCCCGTCCGACGACGGATTGTGACGGCGACGGTCTCAGAAGTCGTCGAACCCGATCTGTTCGGAGTCGGTTCGGGTGCACAACTCCGCGAGTTCGGACAACGAGGGTGTCTCGTCCCCGACGCGGGCGGCGAAGTTCTTCAGATACTGGCCCTTGATCGCGACGGTGATCGTCCCGTGTGCCTCGGCCTCTGCGGTGCGTGCGGCCAGCGAAGTGAGGCGGTCGTACTCCGCTGCGACCGTCTCGCGGTTGAACAGGACGCCGAGAGACTCGGACGGGAATGCGTCGAGCACACGGTCGAGGTCCATCGCTCCGACGTAGTCGTCACCGAGAGGGAAGAACACCACATCGTACGGCACTCCGTCGGCGACCGACGAGATCAACTCTTCCGTGACACCGAACGTTCGCGCTCGTTCTTCGGCCGTCGCTGCATCCATCTCGCGGAACGTCGCTTCGTAGGGTGGGAGTCGGGTCTCCTCGTCGACGAGTCCGAACCCGGCCGACACGTACAGACGGTCAACGGTGTGTCCGTCGTCACGGAGTTGGACGACTGCGTCGTCGACGAACCGTTGCTGGCGACCGTCGTAGAGTTCGCGTGCCGGAATCGTGATCGGACTCTCCTCACGGAGTTCGTCGATGCCATGATTGTCGATCTCCTCGACACCGTAGACGGGTGCACTGTCCGGGAACGACTTCGACCCCGAACACTGGTCGACGATCAATACCCGCATCAGTAGTCACCCAACCCCTGTTGGACGGTTCTCCGGGGGAGGTAGTCGTCGTCGTATCCGAGGTGATCCAACACCGCACTCCTGAGTGCCGACGGGTCACCGAACCGCTCGACGGATGGATTACGGGTCGAAGACCCCACAGTTGCCGTGTCGTCTGGATCGTACAGGAACACCGTCGTGTATCGGTCCAGGGGAGTCGGACCGGTGAGTCCCTCACCGTCCGGGTCGGCCCACCACTCGTGGACTCCGTCGTCGAGGACAGCCACTTCAGCCACCGGGAGATCGTGTACTGCCTCCCAGAACGTGGGTCGTTCCGACTGGAGTTCCGCCTCGGTCGTGTCTGCCTCCACTGGGGCCGGGCGCGTGGTCGCGACGAGGATGGCGGGGAGGTCTCGTTCGAGTTGTCGGTAGAATCGGTAGGTGTTGTGGAACCCGCGCCGACGATTCCGATCGTTCCCACGGAAGACGGCGATCTCGACGCCGTGTTCCGTACACAACGGACAGTCACACTCGTCCCAGGGGCGCCGACGAAGCGTTCGCCGGTAGCCGTCGAGTTTGTCCGTGTCGTCGACGGAGTCGAGTTCCGCGTACGACTCGACGACCGGCCAGAGGTGGTCGAAACTGGCAGGGCTACTCCCGTCGGAGGAGACCTCTGCGACGGCGTCAGCGGTCCACGGCGCAGTTTCCAGTTCCGTACTCGCCGTCTCGATCACCTCGAGGTAGTCGTGCCAGGCGAGTGAGTCGTCCGGGTCGTCGGCACGGAGAAGTTTCACCACGCGCTTGCGGAACTGTTCCCCGAAGAACCCCTGCACCTCAGCGCCGTACGCGAAGTCCTCACGAAACACCTCGGTCGTGTCCCGGATCCGCGTCTGGTCGTACCGGTCGTCGTGCCGGTGGTCGTCGAGGTACGTCGTCAGTGCGGTGAGTGTCTCCCGAGCCTCCGGAACCCACTCGCTGACGGCCTCGTTGATGGCCGTCTCGGCGTCGTACGCTCTGAGAGCCTGCATCAGTTCGTACCCTTGCAGCGACTTCTCGACCGTCGTCGAGAGTGACTCACCGGGGGCGCCGTAGCGAACCCTGATCGCGTCGAACTTCTCGTCGGCGTCCAGGTGGTAGTTCTTTCCCCCCGTCCACGCCGCACGGAGCATGCTCGCACTATCAAAACTCGTCACACCACCGCGACCGATCGTGTCGAATGCGTCTGTCTTCGCGAACCCGAAGAGGTGGTTGTCGATCCGGGTACCTTCCCGACGCTCGAAGTCGTCGATCACGGTGCCGACTTCGGCGACAACGTCACGAACGACGCTCGCTGGACTCCCGGCGAGCCCACCCATGCCGACGTAGTCGTATCCCAACTCGAGGACCGTCTCAGCCGCTTGTGCATACGACTCGGGGTCCCAGCCTTGGAACGCCGCCATCAGTCGGAAGTCGTGGCTGTCCGAGTCGTAGTGGTCGGCCATCTCGCGGGCGTTCCGGAGCGTGAGGTCGTACCGGAACTGTTCGTCGTCGGTTCGGTACACCGCTCGGGGATCGTCCGCCAGACGCGTCAGGACGCTGTCGACCGAGCCTTCGAACGCGTTCGCGCGGAACTGCTCTGGGTTGTCGACTCCAGTAATAGAGGGCTCGTACTCGTCGACATACGACGGCCACTCCGTAGGCCACGTGTCCGCCATCACGTCGACACTCGCGGTGAACTCGTCTGGGATGTCGTCGACGGTGAGGTGCTCACCGAACGCCCGCTCGTCGACGTACAGCCTACCTTCTTCCTTCCCAGACCCAAGGACGAGGTGATCGATCGTGACACCGGTCGAGACATCAAGCTCGTCGTAGAAGGTGAGCATCCCCTCGTTGCCGTACGGCGGGAACGGGAGTGATTTGTACCCCCATGCACCGCAGTCACTGATCGTCGGTAGCCAGTCTGGGATCGCCAGTTCGGGGTCGTCGTACACGCCGTTCGTCGTGAGCCGCTCGAACTTCGTGCTCGACGACTCCACCTGTTCACGCGAGATCAACACACCGTCGATCGGAGTGGTCTCGCGATCGAAGACATCCCAGATGAACGCCCGTTCGCGCTCACTCTTGTCGAGCGTAGAGAGGTCGTCGTTGTGGAAATCGTACGCGGCGTCGACCGCGTCGTCCCACTCGGGTACGTAGAATCTCACGAGAGAGGGTCACCGTCCGGGGATATTCGACCGGACAAGTAAACCCCGTGTTCCGGAGTCGGCCGTCGGGTGTGAGAGGACGCAGACATGGTGCCAAGTGGCTCACTCACACCAGCACTCGACCGGCCCAGGATTCTGTTCCTCTCCAGCAGCACTCACGTCACAGACGAAGTACTCACCATCGGGATAGACAATGAACCTATCTTCGTCGACGTTCTCGACACCACCGACATCATCGAAGTTCCAGTCTGCATCCTCGGTGCCGCGCCACGTCGTGTATCCGTCCTCGCCAGCGACGGCGAAATCTAGCGTACCGCTGCCACTAGCGAGAATATGTTCGACCGAGTCGAGTCGCACGTCTGTCGTAATCGTCGTCATGCCCGCGATTAGTCGGAGGACGAATAAAAAGAGTAGAGGTGGGGGATCGTCTGAGTTGGCTACATCAGATCACGCTTACAATCCGCCATTACACATCGCAGACGGAGGGTATACCCAGTTCATACGCACTAGTGTACAGAATCAGCTACAGGCGTCGAAGAGCCCACAGGTGAAGTTCCGAGGAGATAGCGTGTGGTGGCGGTGTGACCACCCTCGGTGCAGAACGGTATCCGTTTCTACTGAACACGCCAGTAGGTATGCCCCCAGCGGTATGGTGTGAATCCAGTAAGACAAGAAGCCGGTACGGTGGTAGAGCTACTATTCGTGCAACAAACGTCTGACGCAGGGCCCACCGTTTAAGTTGGATGACCAACAACCCACAGAGAGACCCAAGATAGGACGCTACGAACGCGACACCCGTCGCTCACCGACGTGGGGCCGCAGGGAGAGGAAGCTTGGACACCTACCTCTTGCTGCCGACCCTACTTGGTCGTTCCCCTTCGTTAGCATTTGCTATAGTGTGAACGAAGGGCTGGCTAGTTCGACCCGGTATTCGAGCCGGTAGTACGTCGGTAGCGACTGCAGCGTGTGTCCACCCACGGACCACGAGATGCTATCCCACTCTCACGGTTGGCCGCCGCGGCTCCCTAGCCACCAGTACGCGACGTACTCTGCCGCGAGCGTCGTGTGCCACTGGCGCTCAGGCCACCACTACTCTGAGAGGTGGTCGCGATGAACGGCCCTGTCCAGGCCGCCGTCGGCGGCCGGATCGCTGTTGTGGGATGTGCAGACTGTCAGCACTATTGGCTCATCGAACACAGCGACATCGCCCTTCAGGACACACTCACGTGCCCCCGATGCGCTCGCACACACGCCACCGACGCGATGCGAACCCTCGCCGAGGCCGATACTCGCGAACAGGCCGCAGAACTCCGCAGTCGGATTCTCGCGAGTCGCGCTGACCGTCTCGAGAGCTACGAACGCGAGGGCACCTATGCCGAGCAGGGCGCCCAGATCGATCTCGATGACTCTCTCGGTCCAGATGTTGACCATCCGGCGACGACCGTCCCGAAGAGTATCGTCGACGATGATGTCGGCGGACTCTTTCGCGACTGGTTCGATCATGACTGGAAAGCCGGTATCCACGACGACCGGCTGGCGGACGCAGCCGCGGATGTCGAGATCACAGCTGGCCTCTCTGTCGATGACGAAACACTCGCCGATCCGTGGAGCGACGCCGGCGTCGATCCGGCCGCAGGTGAACTTGCCTATGACACCCAGCATCCAGTTGACCACGTCGACGCGGTCACACTCACGCCCGACACGACCGCGACCTCTCTGTGGACAACACTCCTAGACGGAGTCGGCGAACAATTGCTCACCGACGCGATCAGTCGACTCCGGGCAGAATACGACCACACGGAGAGCCACACCCTCGCTCGCCGCCTCAAAGAAATCGGCGTCCCAGCGAGCCTGTGGTCCGTTGTTGAGGCGGCTGTTCGCGACGACGCGCATGTCGATGAGGTCCTCAAACTCGCACGTCGCATCGCGACCCAGCGCCAGCCCGTAGAGCGGCTGTATGGGCTTGCCCACCTGCTCGGGTGGCGCCCTGGTTCTGACCCCACGCCCGAGACACTCGTTGTCCGGGCGACCGACCAGTACATCCAGGCTCTCCGAGACGGCGACCGCGCGACTGACACCGTCGACAACATCGCGCGCCTGCTGGAACACCTTGGACACAGTCTCGAGGTCATCGTCGTCGCGTCCCCCGTAGACTGTCGGCTTCTCACCCACCT
The sequence above is a segment of the Halobaculum sp. MBLA0147 genome. Coding sequences within it:
- a CDS encoding winged helix-turn-helix transcriptional regulator; protein product: MVFESVRELVAPKRTLEVLQLLAEDGPLRFGELEDSVDTSSDTLTQSLTTLVEYDLIDREERNRRNVSYRVTEFGGDVLSQVRSLETDLEPDETPSDDGL
- a CDS encoding queuine tRNA-ribosyltransferase tRNA-guanine transglycosylase produces the protein MRFYVPEWDDAVDAAYDFHNDDLSTLDKSERERAFIWDVFDRETTPIDGVLISREQVESSSTKFERLTTNGVYDDPELAIPDWLPTISDCGAWGYKSLPFPPYGNEGMLTFYDELDVSTGVTIDHLVLGSGKEEGRLYVDERAFGEHLTVDDIPDEFTASVDVMADTWPTEWPSYVDEYEPSITGVDNPEQFRANAFEGSVDSVLTRLADDPRAVYRTDDEQFRYDLTLRNAREMADHYDSDSHDFRLMAAFQGWDPESYAQAAETVLELGYDYVGMGGLAGSPASVVRDVVAEVGTVIDDFERREGTRIDNHLFGFAKTDAFDTIGRGGVTSFDSASMLRAAWTGGKNYHLDADEKFDAIRVRYGAPGESLSTTVEKSLQGYELMQALRAYDAETAINEAVSEWVPEARETLTALTTYLDDHRHDDRYDQTRIRDTTEVFREDFAYGAEVQGFFGEQFRKRVVKLLRADDPDDSLAWHDYLEVIETASTELETAPWTADAVAEVSSDGSSPASFDHLWPVVESYAELDSVDDTDKLDGYRRTLRRRPWDECDCPLCTEHGVEIAVFRGNDRNRRRGFHNTYRFYRQLERDLPAILVATTRPAPVEADTTEAELQSERPTFWEAVHDLPVAEVAVLDDGVHEWWADPDGEGLTGPTPLDRYTTVFLYDPDDTATVGSSTRNPSVERFGDPSALRSAVLDHLGYDDDYLPRRTVQQGLGDY